The genomic stretch GCTCATTTCGGTTTTTACCGCCAAGCTCAGGTCGATAAACAATCTTCTCGCCACTGTGGTCCTCAGAAGCATGGGCAATAAACACGACATCTTTCCCAAAACTCAGCAACGTATTGATGTATTGCTTAAACTTCATATTCGCCAAGCCTTGAGCTTTTAGTTTTAATGCACCGTCTTGTTGGCGATTATTTGCAGTCTTAAGCAGGTGAGTTTTAATCGACTCAAGCATTGCGCCAACGGTATCAATTACCACTGTGTTGTAAGGCATCAGGTCTTGTTCTTTAATGTTTTCAATGTCAGACCATTGCTGAACAGGGATAACAGCGCCGCGACGGAGTTCACCAGTACGGTGAGCACCTCGGTCAAAGTCAAACGAAATGGCTTTATCCGCCGTGAAGCCCAAAGATGTTTTACCAATACCCGGATCTGCATAGATATAGGTAATGATTGCATTAACATTTAAAGCCTGATCGGCTGGAATAATATTTAAAGACATTACGCAGCCTCCTTTGCACATTCACAGGTACCGCAAAACGCATAAGTCAAAGGACTTGGCGCATCAGATGGTGTTACATCGGATATATGCATTGGGATGCTTTGTTTTTTATGCGTCACAATCACAACATCACCAGTGCGATCCGAAACAACACCTTCTTTGGAAGAGAAGCGGGTAGATCGTGCATTGTTTGTTACTTTACAGAAGGTAACTTCGTCACCAGCCTTGATAGCTGAGCGATCAACAGGGATGATCTTTCCACAGGTAGGACAGTTATAATTTTTCATTACACAGCTCCTACTGGTAGACCAAGGGCGGCATTAACTTTGTCGAACTGAATTGCAGGCAACATCGCAGTCATGGGTTTAGCTTCAAACTTCTCTAGGATCGACTTTGATGCTGGACATACTTCCCATAGCTTTTTAAATGTTTGAACGCTATTTAAGATGGCTTCAACCTCTTGCTCCATTGCTTGGCGTTCATTTTTTAACTTGTCACAAGCATCAGTGGCTTTAATAAACTCAATACAAATAGGCTCGTCACCAGCGTACAATTTAGGGCGGTAATAATGATGATCCTTACCGATGATTCGTTGTTCTGAGAACCGCACATCATGGTTTTGACCAGCAATGGCAATTCTTATTCCCCAGTTCATTGGAAGCCAGCTCTTAGGAAGGCTTTGCATTGCTTTTAAATGAGCACCATAAATATCAGCATGGAATTTATCGCCAACTAAATGGAGATTGCGTTCTGCTTCTTTTTGCTTTACTTCAAAAGCATTGTTCAAAACAGATTGAGCCATGCGCTTGCGCAAACCATTGGTTAATCTAGACATTACACAGCCTCCACAAGTTGATTCTTTTCGATATACGCCGTGATCAACTGGTTAATGCTGTAATGATCATTTGCGTCAGTGAAGTCGGAGAATGCATCGCCTGAAGCTGTTGTGATATTGATTGAATCAAGGCTTGTGATTTCGACTGCGGTGTATTCGGAACCCGGTACACCATAACTATCCGGATGCGCTTCAAATGTGAATTGCACGTTTAGAATGAAGTCATCTAATGCGATGGTTGTTGTACCAGTATTGGTGCCTGTAATACTTAATGACTGAATAGAGAATTCAGCAGGGGCAATGTTTACTACTGGAGCAGGTGTGTTGTATCCAGTGAATTCAGGTTGATAAGCAAATGCTAATGCACCTACCGCTATCGAGCATGAAACAGCTGTCGCCGTTGCATAGTTGAAGATATTAGTTTTTACGTTCATAATGATCTCGCAGTTTTGAAAAGCCCGTTTGATGTGAGAGTCGCGGGCTTTTCTGTATTTGGTGTGACAAATATCGCATTTCCGATATTTTAAGTCAATAGCTAATCCTGTATTAATATAGAAAATCCGATATTTTTTAAGATATATGCTTTAATAGGCAAAAGAAAACCCGCACACGGCGGGTTGGGTTTAAACAATGACAACCTTAATCTCTAGCTAACCAAAAGCCTTGAGAGCCGCTGGACAATTGCATAATCAGAGAGGATGCCTTGTTCAGATTTGTACTTGTCATTCTCAATATCATCAATAATAATATTGAATGACACATCTGTATTTAAATTCTTGGTATCAATCATTTTTCTCAATTGATTATTTGTTTTATTTTTATCGGCTTGGATATAATCAATAAATGTATTGTTATGTGAAAAATTAAAGGAGTATTTCTCTCCAGATCTCCCTATTAATTTAGGGCTAACTTCAATGGATGAGAACTTCTTTTCCAGAACAATCTTAATCGAATCTAAAATACTATCAATTACTTGGTGTGATCTTGGTTTGTATTGGTAGTTAATTAGCTTACCCAGAAGCTCAGTGTATTCGATTACAGTAAAATCAAGATCCTTAATTGATGATTCTGCGATCAAGCACCCACCTGCTACCGATATTGACTGATACATCTTGCAAAAATACTTTATTTTCTCAACAGCATCAAAATCAATTACACCAACAGACTCCTCAAAGTGGCGAATATTGAGCCCACAATCATTTAGAATGATATTATCTCTAGTATCCTTGTGAGCATATACCACAGCTGGAGAGCCATTGGGGAATACCAGAGGCAGGGTAAAGCCACAAGAGTTTTCTTGATCAGAAAACTTTTGAATAAAAGCGTTCAATACTGTATCTGAAAGATGCATCTTCATAGTAGCAACTCCCCTGCAAGAGGTCCCATTATATCATC from Acinetobacter pullicarnis encodes the following:
- a CDS encoding Nmad5 family putative nucleotide modification protein, translated to MSRLTNGLRKRMAQSVLNNAFEVKQKEAERNLHLVGDKFHADIYGAHLKAMQSLPKSWLPMNWGIRIAIAGQNHDVRFSEQRIIGKDHHYYRPKLYAGDEPICIEFIKATDACDKLKNERQAMEQEVEAILNSVQTFKKLWEVCPASKSILEKFEAKPMTAMLPAIQFDKVNAALGLPVGAV